In Daphnia pulicaria isolate SC F1-1A chromosome 5, SC_F0-13Bv2, whole genome shotgun sequence, a single genomic region encodes these proteins:
- the LOC124341266 gene encoding 39S ribosomal protein L10, mitochondrial-like has product MSVIESTTRLINLQRLLKPWIPTTTAIRWRTRKPNIQRPIPDHYVKARFKAALEPIYPDPQLDKPWFEKCGNIWQTKEKEETSKYEELLAKEFYKKFAESQLIAVFHENSSKAYELLKIKQMIHGHNMKMVFGSRKIATLALAGTEFEPVLRLHEGKTAYLCSKDLHVPKLLKFVKKMNHLVLLAGVVQGRLITKSQLQWVATLPDINMLRAELCSILSSHTIQLSQSLTYQQQQLTQSLEQLVKKDSETSTDGSETSADGTS; this is encoded by the exons ATGTCTGTCATTGAATCCACTACCAGGCTCATCAATCTTCAAA GACTGTTGAAGCCCTGGATACCTACGACGACTGCAATTAGATGGAGAACAAGAAAACCAAATATCCAA AGACCTATTCCAGATCATTATGTTAAAGCAAGATTCAAAGCTGCCCTTGAGCCCATATACCCTGATCCCCAGTTGGACAAACCATGGTTTGAAAAGTGTGGCAATATTTGGCAAactaaagaaaaggaagag ACTTCCAAGTATGAGGAACTTTTGGCCAAAGAGTTTTATAAGAAATTTGCCGAATCACAGCTGATTGCTGTTTTCCATGAAAATTCCTCTAAAGCATATGAGCTACTTAAG ATTAAACAAATGATACATGGTCACAATATGAAAATGGTATTTGGAAGTAGAAAAATTGCCACTTTGGCTCTGGCTGGAACAGAGTTTGAGCCTGTTCTAAGATTACATGAAGGGAAAACTGCCTATTTGTGCAGTAAAGACCTTCATGTACCTAAACTTCTTAAATTTGTCAAGAAAATGAATCACTTGGTTCTTTTAG CTGGTGTAGTCCAAGGTAGGTTAATCACCAAAAGTCAGCTGCAATGGGTAGCCACTTTACCAGATATAAACATGCTTCGTGCTGAGCTCTGTTCAATCCTGTCCTCACACACAATTCAATTGAGCCAATCCCTGACATATCAACAGCAGCAATTAACACAGTCTCTGGAACAGCTTGTAAAAAAAGATAGTGAAACATCTACTGATGGAAGTGAAACATCTGCTGATGGAACAAGCTAA
- the LOC124340973 gene encoding WW domain-containing adapter protein with coiled-coil-like isoform X2 encodes MVMHARKLPRLDDGYFDKHQSHPYQASTKYSNSKGNYDRYNDRTRDSPNGTGLRSDSPNSFGDSPRDRSYVHKGSYTQRIRDKERDRDNRSPRERERPRDSDRRNNHDRGSTEEKPQRVGDWTEHVSSSGKKYYYNCKTEVSQWEKPRDWVDWEKEKEHERDRERYRRDRDRDRERKYDRQSYSSSRNSSSGPSERHSNFSRSGTMSNSNNNSSGSSSNVASSRSTENRDNHRTHQPPPSVPEQPQSRRHSYERPSQDMDISPADSTPTSEASGPKVATPYTPDPRLTPTAGSAAPVSLATALPRLLSHPPTSTPIQLIRPSSQTPNASTSRAPSLMSPLQAGSSMPTTTSTATTTSLSSLQQLLTQLTRSSVSGTAINPAIQSMLTATLGRMGNITALGSLQNLEHMELPAHEVLQSLQTLLSSSQIAVPASNVATLPKNMNSLGVSSSHLTDGCHGLSAPTPLEGDPANGPPTPTHSERLEADFRRGSPATSLSSLSAAAASLRPSAASSHALTPSLASHYRPDLISHVTGWPAELLEKQATKVSEDLHTIGNLHVTKVSAELKMARSLVRVADIQATLQEQRILFLRQQMKELEELKPPNHFMSD; translated from the exons ATGGTAATGCATGCTAGAAAACTACCAAGACTGGATGATGg GTATTTCGATAAACATCAGTCCCACCCTTACCAG GCTAGTACCAAGTATAGTAATTCCAAAGGAAACTATGATCGATACAATGATCGAACACGCGACTCGCCCAACGGGACAGGGCTACGTTCTGATAGCCCCAACTCTTTTGGTGATAGCCCCAGAGACAGAAGCTATGTGCACAAAGGATCTTATACGCAACGGATACGGGATAAGGAAAGAGACAGAGACAATCGGTCTCCTCGTGAAAGAGAGCGACCAAGAGACTCAGATAGACGCAATAACCACGATCGAGGATCCACAGAAGAAAAGCCTCAACGAGTCGGTGATTGGACAGAACACGTCAGCTCGTCGGGAAAGAAATATTACTACAATTGTAAAACGGAAGTCTCTCAGTGGGAGAAACCTCGCGACTGGGTTGATTGGGAGAAGGAAAAGGAACATGAGCGCGACAGAGAGCGCTACAGACGTGATAGGGATCGTGATCGCGAACGAAAGTACGACCGGCAATCCTATTCGTCGTCTCGTAACAGTAGTAGTGGTCCGTCTGAAAGACATTCCAATTTTAGTCGTTCTGGTACTATGTCGAATAGTAACAACAATAGCAGTGGCAGTAGTAGCAATGTGGCATCATCTCGTTCAACGGAGAATCGAGATAATCATAGAACTCATCAGCCTCCGCCATCGGTGCCGGAACAGCCGCAGTCCAGAAGACACAGCTACG AACGACCTAGCCAAGATATGGACATTTCCCCGGCGGATAGCACGCCGACTTCCGAGGCCTCCGGACCAAAAGTCGCCACACCTTACACGCCTGACCCACGGTTAACTCCGACCGCTGGTTCTGCTGCGCCTGTTTCATTAGCTACTGCTCTGCCACGTCTACTGTCTCATCCACCGaccagcactccaattcaacTCATAAGACCCTCCTCTCAAACTCCGAATGCCTCGACAAG TCGGGCTCCTAGTTTGATGTCGCCGTTACAGGCTGGCTCCTCCatgccgacgacgacgtcaaCTGCTACAACGACCAGTCTATCATCCCTCCAACAGCTTTTAACCCAGTTAACTCGATCATCTGTCTCAGGAACTGCCATCAATCCTGCGATACAGTCTATGCTTACGGCTACTCTCGGAAGAATGGGGAATATCACTGCTCTAG GTTCGCTACAAAATTTGGAACACATGGAGCTTCCAGCACACGAAGTCTTGCAGTCCTTGCAGACGCTGCTCTCTTCTTCACAGATTGCTGTTCCCGCCTCGAATGTGGCGACACTACCAAAGAACATGAATTCGTTAGGAGTATCTTCTTCACACTTAACGGACGGTTGCCATGGTCTTTCCGCTCCGACGCCCCTGGAAGGTGATCCTGCCAACGGACCTCCTACGCCAACTCATTCGGAAAGACTTGAAGCAGATTTTCGTCGAG GGAGCCCAGCGACAAGTTTAAGTTCCCTCTCGGCAGCAGCGGCAAGTTTACGGCCATCTGCTGCATCCAGCCATGCTTTAACACCTTCACTAGCCTCCCATTATAGGCCGGATTTGATTTCTCACGTGACCGGATGGCCCGCGGAGCTGTTAGAAAAACAG GCGACGAAAGTGAGCGAAGATCTACACACCATTGGCAATCTTCATGTAACTAAAGTATCGGCTGAACTGAAGATGGCGCGGTCTTTGGTCCGAGTAGCTGATATTCAAGCCACTCTGCAGGAGCAACG GATTCTCTTCTTAAGACAACAGATGAAGGAGCTGGAGGAATTAAAGCCGCCCAATCATTTTATGTCGgactaa
- the LOC124340973 gene encoding WW domain-containing adapter protein with coiled-coil-like isoform X1 gives MVMHARKLPRLDDGYFDKHQSHPYQASTKYSNSKGNYDRYNDRTRDSPNGTGLRSDSPNSFGDSPRDRSYVHKGSYTQRIRDKERDRDNRSPRERERPRDSDRRNNHDRGSTEEKPQRVGDWTEHVSSSGKKYYYNCKTEVSQWEKPRDWVDWEKEKEHERDRERYRRDRDRDRERKYDRQSYSSSRNSSSGPSERHSNFSRSGTMSNSNNNSSGSSSNVASSRSTENRDNHRTHQPPPSVPEQPQSRRHSYERPSQDMDISPADSTPTSEASGPKVATPYTPDPRLTPTAGSAAPVSLATALPRLLSHPPTSTPIQLIRPSSQTPNASTSRAPSLMSPLQAGSSMPTTTSTATTTSLSSLQQLLTQLTRSSVSGTAINPAIQSMLTATLGRMGNITALGSLQNLEHMELPAHEVLQSLQTLLSSSQIAVPASNVATLPKNMNSLGVSSSHLTDGCHGLSAPTPLEGDPANGPPTPTHSERLEADFRRGNSTIRSDLVWSPATSLSSLSAAAASLRPSAASSHALTPSLASHYRPDLISHVTGWPAELLEKQATKVSEDLHTIGNLHVTKVSAELKMARSLVRVADIQATLQEQRILFLRQQMKELEELKPPNHFMSD, from the exons ATGGTAATGCATGCTAGAAAACTACCAAGACTGGATGATGg GTATTTCGATAAACATCAGTCCCACCCTTACCAG GCTAGTACCAAGTATAGTAATTCCAAAGGAAACTATGATCGATACAATGATCGAACACGCGACTCGCCCAACGGGACAGGGCTACGTTCTGATAGCCCCAACTCTTTTGGTGATAGCCCCAGAGACAGAAGCTATGTGCACAAAGGATCTTATACGCAACGGATACGGGATAAGGAAAGAGACAGAGACAATCGGTCTCCTCGTGAAAGAGAGCGACCAAGAGACTCAGATAGACGCAATAACCACGATCGAGGATCCACAGAAGAAAAGCCTCAACGAGTCGGTGATTGGACAGAACACGTCAGCTCGTCGGGAAAGAAATATTACTACAATTGTAAAACGGAAGTCTCTCAGTGGGAGAAACCTCGCGACTGGGTTGATTGGGAGAAGGAAAAGGAACATGAGCGCGACAGAGAGCGCTACAGACGTGATAGGGATCGTGATCGCGAACGAAAGTACGACCGGCAATCCTATTCGTCGTCTCGTAACAGTAGTAGTGGTCCGTCTGAAAGACATTCCAATTTTAGTCGTTCTGGTACTATGTCGAATAGTAACAACAATAGCAGTGGCAGTAGTAGCAATGTGGCATCATCTCGTTCAACGGAGAATCGAGATAATCATAGAACTCATCAGCCTCCGCCATCGGTGCCGGAACAGCCGCAGTCCAGAAGACACAGCTACG AACGACCTAGCCAAGATATGGACATTTCCCCGGCGGATAGCACGCCGACTTCCGAGGCCTCCGGACCAAAAGTCGCCACACCTTACACGCCTGACCCACGGTTAACTCCGACCGCTGGTTCTGCTGCGCCTGTTTCATTAGCTACTGCTCTGCCACGTCTACTGTCTCATCCACCGaccagcactccaattcaacTCATAAGACCCTCCTCTCAAACTCCGAATGCCTCGACAAG TCGGGCTCCTAGTTTGATGTCGCCGTTACAGGCTGGCTCCTCCatgccgacgacgacgtcaaCTGCTACAACGACCAGTCTATCATCCCTCCAACAGCTTTTAACCCAGTTAACTCGATCATCTGTCTCAGGAACTGCCATCAATCCTGCGATACAGTCTATGCTTACGGCTACTCTCGGAAGAATGGGGAATATCACTGCTCTAG GTTCGCTACAAAATTTGGAACACATGGAGCTTCCAGCACACGAAGTCTTGCAGTCCTTGCAGACGCTGCTCTCTTCTTCACAGATTGCTGTTCCCGCCTCGAATGTGGCGACACTACCAAAGAACATGAATTCGTTAGGAGTATCTTCTTCACACTTAACGGACGGTTGCCATGGTCTTTCCGCTCCGACGCCCCTGGAAGGTGATCCTGCCAACGGACCTCCTACGCCAACTCATTCGGAAAGACTTGAAGCAGATTTTCGTCGAGGTAATTCGACTATCCGATCCGACCTTGTTT GGAGCCCAGCGACAAGTTTAAGTTCCCTCTCGGCAGCAGCGGCAAGTTTACGGCCATCTGCTGCATCCAGCCATGCTTTAACACCTTCACTAGCCTCCCATTATAGGCCGGATTTGATTTCTCACGTGACCGGATGGCCCGCGGAGCTGTTAGAAAAACAG GCGACGAAAGTGAGCGAAGATCTACACACCATTGGCAATCTTCATGTAACTAAAGTATCGGCTGAACTGAAGATGGCGCGGTCTTTGGTCCGAGTAGCTGATATTCAAGCCACTCTGCAGGAGCAACG GATTCTCTTCTTAAGACAACAGATGAAGGAGCTGGAGGAATTAAAGCCGCCCAATCATTTTATGTCGgactaa